GTGCCTCCTGCCCCTTCAGCCACTCTGCCGCCCAGCGCCCGATAAAGCCGCGCAGGGGCGGAAGGTCGGCCACGGCGAACCAGTGCAGCCGCTCCACCTCCACGCCGTCAGGCTGGGGCGTGCCTGTCCAGGCCGTCACCTGGTATAGCGCCGTGTAGAAACTGGCCTGGTGTCCGTTCTCCAGCGTCCGCAGCGGGGTGGTGTGCAGGGTCAGCAGCTCTGCCGTCTGTACCTCCAGCCCGGTTTCCTCGCGCACTTCGCGCCGCAGCGTTTGCTCGGGCGGCTCGGCCAG
This region of Deinococcus sp. Marseille-Q6407 genomic DNA includes:
- a CDS encoding NUDIX domain-containing protein; amino-acid sequence: GAAGLLFDAQGQVLLQRLVGRPDVWSLPGGLCELAEPPEQTLRREVREETGLEVQTAELLTLHTTPLRTLENGHQASFYTALYQVTAWTGTPQPDGVEVERLHWFAVADLPPLRGFIGRWAAEWLKGQEAQQTA